The following are from one region of the Arachis duranensis cultivar V14167 chromosome 10, aradu.V14167.gnm2.J7QH, whole genome shotgun sequence genome:
- the LOC107469677 gene encoding probable aquaporin PIP-type 7a produces MEGKEQDVSLGANKFPERQPIGTAAQSQDDGKDYKEPPPALLFEPSELTSWSFYRAGIAEFVATFLFLYITILTVMGVNRSSSKCATVGIQGIAWSFGGMIFALVYCTAGISGGHINPAVTFGLFLARKLSLTRAVFYMVMQCLGAICGAGVVKGFEGKTFYGSHNGGANFVAPGYTKGDGLGAEIVGTFILVYTVFSATDAKRNARDSHVPLLAPLPIGFAVFLVHLATIPITGTGINPARSLGAAIIFNKDLGWNDHWIFWMGPFIGAALAALYHQVVIRAMPFKSS; encoded by the exons atggaGGGAAAGGAACAAGATGTGTCATTGGGAGCTAACAAGTTCCCAGAGAGACAGCCGATCGGGACGGCGGCGCAGAGCCAAGACGATGGGAAGGACTACAAGGAGCCACCACCAGCTCTGCTATTTGAGCCTTCAGAACTGACCTCGTGGTCGTTCTACAGGGCCGGAATAGCGGAGTTCGTGGCCACTTTCCTCTTTCTATATATCACAATCTTGACGGTTATGGGAGTGAATAGGTCTTCTTCCAAGTGCGCCACTGTTGGTATTCAAGGAATTGCTTGGTCCTTTGGTGGCATGATCTTTGCCCTTGTTTACTGCACCGCTGGCATTTCtg GTGGTCATATTAACCCGGCAGTGACATTTGGTTTGTTCTTGGCGAGGAAGTTGTCTTTGACGAGGGCAGTATTCTATATGGTAATGCAGTGCCTTGGAGCAATTTGCGGTGCTGGAGTTGTTAAGGGCTTCGAGGGCAAAACCTTCTACGGCAGCCACAATGGCGGTGCCAACTTCGTCGCCCCTGGTTACACCAAAGGCGACGGTCTTGGCGCTGAGATTGTTGGCACCTTTATTCTTGTCTACACCGTCTTCTCTGCCACCGATGCCAAGCGCAACGCACGAGATTCTCACGTTCCA CTTTTGGCACCATTGCCAATTGGGTTCGCTGTGTTCTTGGTTCACTTGGCTACTATTCCCATCACCGGAACCGGTATCAACCCTGCTCGGAGTCTTGGTGCTGCGATCATCTTCAACAAAGACCTCGGTTGGAATGACCAT TGGATTTTCTGGATGGGTCCTTTCATTGGAGCAGCTCTTGCGGCTCTCTATCACCAAGTTGTGATCAGGGCCATGCCTTTCAAATCTAGCTAA